The nucleotide window gtaccacagattggacacaaatttgattttcgcatttgcggagaatgcgcaacgtaggatgtccaaATGCTCCATTCTTATTTGCCtcttactcctttatttttaactgtCTGTCCAAGGTTCTGTCTTGCCGACATTCTTGTCACTGAATCAGAGGATATGCCAAGTTATTAGTTTATGCCaatacgtattttaagaaTGTTCAATAACTTAAACACTTACCGTGGGTATTATACAAGTTCTTCAGAGCGCACAGTAATAAGAAACCATCCGATTTGTAGAGAACTAGAGATATACGTTAAAGAAACTTGTggtttaatgaaaacacacacgagacaaacagacgacgaaaaatgcaattgaaagttttgaaactagaaaaagctattgcaaaacgttttgcaggTGCAATAACGCTGTCAAAATGAAGTTACTTTCGATTCATACACTGTTGCCAatttacaaacttcaaatctttgaaaaaaagtattttgtatttgtatttgtattttattcactttcagcgtaaacgaccaatacaaatacaaatactttaaataagaaacagcccaaatacaaataccgaataaaatacgtattttaagtattttattttaaaataattttattttaatacccaaatacgatacactggtTATGATCCTAACGAAAATAGGTAAAATAGAAGAACCCTACCGTAAAATAAGATTTACGccaaaaaatgtatttttttttaataattttgatGTGGACCCAACATATACCTTCCAACTGTAACAGGTAAAGATGGCGCAGGTCAACATTTCGGAAATTTTTTTGGGTCGGGTGGGTCGGGTTTTTGGGTAAACCAGGAAGCCCCCGCAATCACTTTTTTTTGACGAATCGGCAATGACGGTTTAGgagtcaaaaattttaatattcgaaatttttattcgttattctttttttttgttcctttttttttcatttttttatttgcgtAACGAcctacattttcttttatcctGCTGTTACATTTGATCGAAAGTTATAGCTATATTGCTAAGGCAGTTGGGACATGGGACAGAGAATCTATGGTTCTGAAGTTCAAGTCCCGGCAcctatttgttttattttacagtgaattaaatttttggcTCCATTTGCTGAAGAAAATGTACATTTTTAGTTATTTAGGGTTAATAGAGTTTTTTGTAAGAAAGCATgaaaacatgtaaaaaaaaaagatctaaaAAATTTTCACAAAATTTAGCAAATCTGGAAAATctggaaaatatgaaaaaatatgaaaaaatatgaaaaataggaaaaaatacgaaaaatacgaaaaaatgtgaaaaaaatatgaaaaaataaaaaatatatttaaaaatatttttttatttttaaattcgtatacagtgccggtccagttatagaaccggcctgtgcgcggttctataactgaatggttctatcttctataaccaagcacccgatcttagtgccacctatcgttggttctttcatccctcaaactttgacagTCTTAGTatgtaagggcacatagcagagtggtaatgctgttcgccATGGATCTatagtcccgtgttcgaaccgatgctatgactaacttaaaaagatttttaatatatgtgtaatatagtctatggctatgaatggtgagatactagtgtatcttcattggtgggggaccatccacagaggaagtggtttgatgaactagaagaactgttgtcataccagaaggaaaaagaaattagagttggtagaaggactggaatggaacaaggtgctagaagataaaaatgaatagtggaagctattgtattctattgtatttggtatgaataactttaccgcctattattattgtatttggtatgaataactttaccgcctattattattagttgggtcattgaaccaatgtacaacattgcctaaaaagataaaacccattacagtactatttttttgcatgttttaaaaggcaaaacccattcattcccgccatagaaaatcgatatagtacataatacggccaacggtggcgctgaaacacggcaaagaaaaatcggttcgataaccgagccggttccatagctaggcggttctataactggaccggcactgtacccAAATGACGAGTCGAAAACCCCCGTCCAAAACTTGGTACGTCTaaagcatggactactctTACTTAAGGACGGGATTCTTTCCCTATCGCCTTGTTAAAGGGTGTTGGGTGGgctattttcatgaaaaaaataaaaaaacatctttAAATGCAGCTGTAAAGGCAATTGTAAccatcttgtttttttctttataaaacgaatcatttaagaagatattgccattttaattttggtaggAGGGAGAAttgggcgggccgccggtgccataTATCAACCAAAATTCGCaagttcttgctgattgacaatgacaactgaactcgaaattgtcgggtgccatctatcaactaaaatcgcatgatcttgttgattgacaactgaacttgaaattgtagaaagaaaacaagcaatgagttaggatttttggctcccagatggcaccggcggcccgcccaGTTTCcctattatattatattattattatctctataagggttaattttcaatatagggacatttggaaagtcaataattatttttaaaaattaaattatataaaaaattaaaaaaaaattacatgggtTACATAGGAAATGTCGAAGAGTCCCGTCCTTAaattagagtagtccatggtcTAAAGTGCctcattttattgtttttttaccgACGAAAGAAATAAAGATTCGGAGAAAGGCAGGAAGTGTTAATTGGCATATATTTTCTGCTTTCACAGAGTATTGTTCGAGGGTTAAAAGAAATAGAACTGATgtgtaaaaacaaataaaccgAAGAACATTAGGAGGAAAAGGCAGCAGCTTCTATTACAAATTACAACAGGCTTAGTTATGGGGTTAGCTTTTAATCATCTCGTCTCCATTTGTCACAAGCTTCCTTTCGCGTATCAGGCATCAGCTGACTTTGAACACCACCAATCACGTTGAATGTGGCTTCCGTTGCTAAAATTATTGGTTTGACTACAATGGGAGGAATTTGTCGTAAAACACCACCCACAGCACCCGTCATGCCCTTTTGCTCTGCTTCTTCATTTGCAACACGAACTAAGGTTTGGGCGGTTTCTCCTAAGCCCTGCAAAATGGAGTAAAAATTTACTATTTCAGACCACgaataattttgatttaattacTTCCTTGACGACTTGATAGGCTTTGGCTACTCCATCGCGAATATCCACGGGCTGAACTTGCCTTCGACGTCGACCCCGTGAACCTGTCCGGGATCGCCTCACGCTGGGTCCAGGTGAAACCACATCATAAGCAGTTTCGGCAGCGCTCTGGATCAACAACACTACTATATGAAAATATGTGACTAGCACGAAAtgaacattttctttcataCCTGTAAAGTTTGTACTACACGAGAAGTCAACTCCAGAATCGCTAACGCAGCAGATGTACTGAAAGCATTGGCACCTCGTTGCAGCCCACGAACAATTCTGCCATCTTTTTGAAACTGTTCTACTGGTAGCCAGAAAAGATCGCGGATTCCTTGAACTAAGTTTTCCCCCATATAAGAGATTACGCAACGTTCAACAGAATTACACTACATAAACCAATCGGTAGAATTAATGCAGATGCTTACCTAACTGAACGATTGAATGCATTGGTCCCACACCTGCCATTATTGACGGAAGCTGGTTTTTCTTGATGTCAATCAACCATTCGTTTAGAGCATATGCGATCAACTTATGGATTCCAAGAAGCCTGAGGAATATTCAATAATACAATATGTAATGAAACAACGTACAATATGCAACATGATGTCCGAATCTGCCAATGAAATTGGCTGAAATGTGAAATTAAGGCAAAATATATTCACCCGTGTCGATGAGATAGTCGTTTAAGAGTCAACTGTGAGCAATTCAATTGACCAAGCCCGACTAAAAGCCCAGAAAAGGAAGGTCCTTGACTAAGGTCCACCCCTTTGCCGTGGTAGTCAAATCGGATCAACACATCAGGTGAAAAGGTAAACGATCGGAAATACACGGGCGGGGAAATTGACAGATCATTGCTGTCCGCAGTGCTAACTGAATCCCGCTGATGGGTAAATTCTCTCGGGCAAGGGCTTGGTGAGACAACGTCTCCTGCTAAACCCATTATGGGAACTGGAATCGGGCCATTCATAGCGGATCTTCCTCCGTCTTCTTCTATAGTGGAAAACGATATAGCAGAGAAAAGTCaccaaaaaattcaaagtctAATCGTTCGATGTAAAAACGTACCGTCATGGCACCCTACTTCGGACATGGAAGCAAAAAAGTCAGTCATAAAGGCAAGCGTATCTTGATCTAAATGCAACCGTAAAGGTAAAATGGACACCTGTGATGGAACGCGGAAGAAACGTTATAAAACTTCTTTTCTTCAACCAAAATATTTGAAAGGGACAAAATGGAAATAActtcttttacttttaaacAACATTCCAAAGCAGGTAGACGAAGATCAGGTCTAATGTGTAGCGCCTTGACGAGAACCATGTTAGCATGAGCCTGTCGAGGTCGTGCCTCGCAACAGTACTGATACAATAGTTTGTTAATGTGTGATTCAGCGAGGCGGTCCCTGATTTCTATATCAGCTATTGTTAAGACTTGCCGGGAGGCTTGGAACGTATCGTCAGGGTAAACTTCATGAATAAGACGCACCTGGTAAACAAAGATGAATTCCATACACACAATCAGTTTGCAACAAATTTTCCTAGTTACCTTGTTCATTTGAAGCTCCAATTTAACGTCTTGTTGTCTGTTGTAACCACCTCTCATGTTTTGACATCTATGCCAATCGTTTGGACGTTTCCCAATGGGTTGAGACGTATTCTTACCGTCAGCCGATGGGCAAAATTTTACCTGTTCAGGGCTGTCCTTTCTCTTCGTGAAGCTGACCGTCTTGTGAAACTTTGACTTACTGCTAACGGAAAAATGGCACAGCGGTGAAGTGCAACATCAGACTAGATCTTTTCGTACTACCATTGTAAGTAAGAACGAACCTCGCATTGGAAGACGACGTAGACTTGGAAAAATCTTGGCCACCAAATATTTCCCAAATCAGAGTCATTTCACCGAGCACATATCGCATAACCGGGACGGGAAAGTTCTTCGGAGCTTTAAGGACGTCAATTTTTCCAATGGGAGGCGAAAAATGGCCGTCGACAACTTGTACGGAAGCCGACATTAACTGACGAACATGTGGCTCACCTCCTCGGGGCTAAATTGAAAACAAtagcaaaattaaaaaacaagaaaaaggaagaaggtATACAAAAAGATAAATTAAACTAAAAGTAATGCGCCAAAAAGAGTGATCAGTAAGAAACATCCAACCGTAAATCCGACGCCAGGATCATTTTCTAGGATGCAAAATTCTTCTTCCGTCTTTGGGCAATCGTCGCATTCTGGATCAAGCGCTTCATCCATAAGTTGCTGAGCTATGTCCTGATGCCGATTTCCGCAGGATCCTTTTTGGTAATTCATAAGATTTACATTTCGAATGGGAATTTGGTTTTCAtcaggaaagaagaaaacttccGTCGTATTGGCCACAGACTCTTCTTTTGGTTGCGATTTGTACGATTGTCGTTGTTGTACAGGACTTGAATCTCGCATGGCCTCAGCCATGAGATCATTTACTTGcgattctttttcttgctcACAGAGAGACGACAAGGAGCCTCCTACAGCACTGTTCAATCCACTTTTTAGCAGTACACCGCTTTCACTCGAGTCTTCCGACATAGCGATCCCTTTTTCATCGAAATCACCGTCCTCCGCCAAATACTTCATTAAATCAAGTAACAGTCGGCAAGAGTCAGCGCAAGTTCTTAAACGGATTAGGTTTAACGACGCCTGCAACTCAAAGAAAGGTAATTTGGTTTCCGGGAGTTCAAAGTTGTTTCTAGACGGGTCTcctgcttcttcttgtttttcacGCAGTCTCAGCGACAGTTCGATTAAGTCAATTTCGAGCACACAAACATAATCCCTTTGAAGATTTACTGTCCCGTAGCTTACGCGATTTGACAAGTATAAGCAGGCATCTTCTACAACGAAACGTAGCACAGACGAGTTGGTAAGGGCCATTATATTGCTTGACACGTTTACTGCCCCAACACTAAGGAACGCTCTGGCAGGTAAATAGAGTGGCcttaaaacagaaaaattatttatagacgtatatatatatattatatgtgCAAATAGCAAAAACCAAGTCAAATAATATGAAAGAACTAACGACAATtataaaaaattacaaaaaccaaatgaaataaaataaaaattaggtaaaaaaattacctATAGTCTATTCCACAGTCTGATATATTAAGATGGAGCTCCGTAATAACAGTAGGCGTACAATAGCCTGCTATAGGATAGTCAACCACGTCGAGGAAATCGATTAATTGGTTGAACCAGCTTTGAGTGGGAGGAGCAAACCGATGACGTAGGATACCTCCTTGAACGGCGATGGCAGTTTTGAAGGTCTGAGAGTGAAAGCTTTAATATCAAACAGTAAAAACAGTAACTACGGAAAGCAGATAGACCTTTACGTGCTGTCGGGTGTCATTATGAATTTTTATGGCCAAAGAAATCATTGGTCCATTTTCCACCTGTTCCCGTCCAACTCTGGTGTCGCTAGGGGAAGGATAAATTACTTGATCGACACGGCTTGTTTGGTGCAACCTCGAGCTCGGGTGATCACCAAGGTCTTCGTACGAATTTAGAACATAGCCTAGaatataaaatcaaaaacatttGAGAATTTTGTATATGCACACTTTAATAGAAATGTTCGGAATTAATGTTAATTGGCAGCTCGCCAACTTGAGCGTTCGATCAATTCTAATACCGTTATGCGAGAGAGATGCTTTGGAAGCATGAAAACAGATATGCCCTGTTTGATCATCTCCTTTGAAACCGGTTACAGAAAAAAATCTTCCATTTTCAATGCAGAACTGGATTTCTCCGTGATGGGTTACACTATCGCCTCCAAATGAATCCTGCAGAAAGtcaatgaaagaaaaacttctAAGACACCAAAATTCTTAACTAACCTTTATGTGACAAAACAATGTTCCAGATCCTTTGCCGATATTGACTAAAACGCACATTTTACTAGGCGaagatttcatttttcctttgCCATTCAATTGTTCTGGTCGGCTTTTCCTGTAGGTAAAAGCTGCTTCATTACCATCTTCATCCGATTCCGAATCTGATTCTGCAACAGGAAATGAATGGacattaaatatttttcatcaCTATATCGTTCAGAATCTAAAATAGCAAAAATTGTGCGTGCTTTACCATAGGCAACTCCCGATTTGCACATAATGAACATGTTAGGAATCGGGCTTTGCAGGACAGCCGAGCCAAGTCCACTAAAATTGGACATGGTCTGTGTTTCATGAAAAGGCTTTCCATGGGAGGCAAAATATTCAGGAGCTGATGGTTCCCATAGGCACAGATCAGTAGACAGTCTGTTGTAGATTGTCTCAAAGAATTGTTTTGATGGTAACAGTAAAGTAGCCTTTGGAAGCGAAATATCTATCTGGGTGAGGCACATCTTGCAAGCTAAAGTAATGAATTCTGAAGTTTCTTCGCTGTCTCCGGGGATCACCAACTCGTCCAATACCGCACCTGATACAAGGGCAGGAACATCATTTAGTACAAAATAGGATGTAAATTTATTGCTAAAACATTAGGTAGTCGAAAATATAAGGGAATTCAAAATGAAGCAGGAAAAATCGCCATGTGTCAAGCTGTCCTGACCTTCGTCACGATGATTTTGCCCTTTATGAATGCGCCTTTGTTTACTGAAGGGCGACGGTTGTTCAGCTGTGATTCCGAGCAAAGCCTCTCCTGTCGACATAGTCATCACATCAGCGTCATCATCGTTTTCCCGATCAGTTTCGTCTTGATCTTCTAATTCAATTCCATTGGTGTGTGAGGGTCGAAAAACCATTGTTACTCGAGGAAGGTCATAATGACCAGCTCCATCTGCTATATCCACATCATCGTCGTCTTGAGCCACAGCATGCAAAAATTTTAAGGCTTCTTCGTTCGCTTTTTCTTGATAACTGCCAATGGCTTCCTTGCACACGAGGTGGACGGTCGTGCTCGTTTCGTTTGGGGTGAAGGTCGTTTTCAAGACAACTTCCTGAAGTACTATAGTTAAAACATCCGGACGAAGACACCTCCGCCACCACGGATTCCGCTGCAAATCATGGACAGGTCGTAAATCCGGGATAGGAAATCTAATGAAACAATGAATCATAGATTTCCTCTCGTCGATTTATTTCTTGACATACTGACCTCAACTTTACATTAAGTTTCGGACATGATACACTAATGTTCGTCTGACAAAGTGAATCGTTGTCCAATACGGCATCAACGCTGATGTGTTTCTcctaaataaaaacaaaaaattcataTTAAATTAAATTAGAATGTAAGtattataaaagaaaaaaatcttataGAGCACACCCAATACCTGATACATCTGATTAAACCGGGCTTTTGGACTACATAAGAAACTTGGTCGATTTAGGAGGGCTGTGATACGATCAACTATCGACATATCGACCTCGATCTCGCATGGACAGAAATAGAAACTGCAAGTTCCAATAGATAAAGTAATGTTGCTAGGGACGCAAAACAATGAATTTACTTGATATTCATTTCGGGCATAGAAGGCTTGCGGACTTTCTGTAAAATACGCCCTGGTTGATGGGAtatgaatttcaaatgaagATTTGGCTTTGTTTGGCATCCATCCAAATGTGGGAGGAAGTGAataatctaatttaaaaaaataaaaatcaaagattttgaaaaaagctTAATGTTACAAACTAAAAATCACTAACAGGAAAAGAATCTATTCCAGTATTAGGTACCAAAGAAGACTTTTCTACAAGACACTCCAAGATCTCTGCCACCGCAGCTGTCAGATTCAATTCCATGGTAGTCCCCAAGGTAGAGTCCTGTTCGGTACCATTGATGCTCACAGGGGCCAGTATGAATCTAGAATAAAAGAACATTACTGAAAAGGGGCAAGAAAAATTAACAGTTCTAGTATGAATTTTTTACCGTAGATGACTTTTGGAGCATGCTGTATTGAGTTTTTCTTTAGTAACAGATAAGTCCTTTATCCCGGCTCCAACCAAATGAAGCAATCCTATTtggtcaaagaaaaaattggccAATGAACGCATCTGGTCAACAGAAGATGCTGCAAGCTGGCCTGTAGTTGAATTGCAAGCGAAGATATCTTCGTGAATCAGTAAAACCACAAGACTTCCCAATTTCACAGAAAACCGCATCCGTACCGCCGCGTTCTCTTCTTCCAGTGGACATccattttcagaaaaatctgaaaatacCAATTAGGGTAGCAGTTAAGACAGCATATTCGACTTGTTGAAACAAACGGTCAAATAAAAGCGGAACAAAATGTGAAAGTATAAACTTTAACTATGGTACAATAAACACAATGCAAGACGCACGACTATTAGCTTTCGAATGGCGCACAGACGGCGATTCAGTGCGCCTGTTAGTTTCGCATCTAAAccaattgaaataaaaattattgttaGAAAGAGACATattaacaaagaaaacaagtatGTCTTACGATGGGCTCTCATTTGGTTGCTGAATTGTCTGTACCAGGTTAATGTCCATTTTCCCCATAGGCCTTGGCTCAAATGCATGAAATTCTTCATCACTATCATCTGTAAATTATGTAGAGGTGGTGTAATCGTATACAAGAGAGGGAAAGTTCCCAGATCGATAAAATTAAATTAGGATTCAAACCCAAGTATCCAGTCGACCAGCCTTTCCTACTGAGTGATTCCCCTGGAACACTTGGTAAGGTTGCTTGCTTTATTTGCTGTTGGAGCTCGTTTTCAATTCGTCGGTAATCTGACAATTGCATTGGCTTTTCGTTGCGTTTGCTTTTGTTGCTgaagtcgtaaaaaaaaaagaactttcaaACTTCTGTATAGATGCAATGGCAAAGaaattacttgatttcaaAAGCTGGTAAAACTAAAGCTTGGAAAATAGCATGGAAGGAATGAAACTGACGAGGTGAAAAAAACAGGACACTTGACCCCAGCGTAACGTCCAACTCCATCTAAGACAAACCTATAAGTGGTAGCATTACTTAACAAAAAGGAAGTAAGGGTCAATTATACCTTAGGCCCAAGAAGGTTTTCACATTGTTTGTATCGTATGGCTATTTCATGTCGGCCACTAAGTTTCCCACAGAGAATTAAATTATCAGAGAACTTTTGATCTGGGGTTTTAATGTCATAATCAGATTCTGGGAATGAACCAGAAGATGAGGAATTATCAGTTGAACAACTTCTTGATTGTGTTTTCTGATTTGCAGCAAACTCATCAGAATATATTGAAACACCCTCCaatcgaaatttttttgttgcgtAAGCAGATTTTTCGTTAACAATTTGGTGACCATTTGGAACATTTTGGTCTTGGCCTGCCATATCAAAATAATCCATTCttcgagagaaaaaaaggaatgaataTACAAATAACTATGCtttaacaacaaaattatCACAGTAAGGGGCTTAAAAAGCATGGGATGGTTTTAACATATTTACCTTTTTACATGGATTTCTAGGCCAACTCCAGACAATGAACTTTGAGGGACATATTCCAATCTGATAACAGTGTCAATAACCCTGACCTTGATTCTTGCTAGAACAGTTTCAAGTGTTTGGGCAAATAGTTCCAATCCTTCAAATGTGGTTTGAGATTCTTCAAAAGATTctccttcattttctttcaagcACTCTTCTGCCAGCTGCATACTTGTGGTCATGATCATGCTGTTGATCATAGATTCCCACATAAAAGCtaacacaaacaacaaaagagaacAACTCACTTAGGTTTTATAAAATAGCTTCACATTAGATACCATTTTTGCATTGTTGTTTTGGGCGTACAACCAGACAAAGCCCTTTGATTTCCACAAAACTACTGTCACTAAGTAAAGCTGACCAAGGAACAGAAACTGATACTTCAGATATGGATCCATCTAAAAATTCTAGAGGCAAACCTTGTTCATCACTTAGATCATTTAGTGCCTAGAAATTGCAACAAAAAAGTATAGAAATAACTCAAGATATCTTTCACAATATCACTTACCTCCACATCAAGATTTACATCTTTCACACAACCAGTCCCTTTGTATAAGTCCACACTCAGCTGGTCTAATCCTAGTTTTGTATCCAAGAATCGTCCAAGATAATGTTGCAGCAAATATCTGCATGCTCTTTTCTTGATTGCCTCAGACCATGGAAAATACCAAGGCATTTTTGGCAAACAATGTTTTTTATAATAACGAACTTAATACTCTGCTAAACTGTTCACTCTTTGGCTTTTAACGCACTAGGTTACCCTCTCTGCACAACAAATGGTTACGTCCTCGACTACCTTAACAGAATACGCATTTAAAAGTGCGTATTCCAACAACAGCTGTTACATGTTTGATACAACCTAAAACGCGGAAGCGAAACGTGAAACGAACAGCGACTAAAACGCGAAACGCGGTGCGAATCAAGATGGTTTGTTTCGCGGTTTAGCCGCTGAATGGTGTTTCATTCCCATGAATGCGAAACAACGTTGCG belongs to Daphnia magna isolate NIES linkage group LG1, ASM2063170v1.1, whole genome shotgun sequence and includes:
- the LOC123469471 gene encoding autophagy-related protein 2 homolog A-like isoform X2; the protein is MPWYFPWSEAIKKRACRYLLQHYLGRFLDTKLGLDQLSVDLYKGTGCVKDVNLDVEALNDLSDEQGLPLEFLDGSISEVSVSVPWSALLSDSSFVEIKGLCLVVRPKQQCKNAFMWESMINSMIMTTSMQLAEECLKENEGESFEESQTTFEGLELFAQTLETVLARIKVRVIDTVIRLEYVPQSSLSGVGLEIHVKRMDYFDMAGQDQNVPNGHQIVNEKSAYATKKFRLEGVSIYSDEFAANQKTQSRSCSTDNSSSSGSFPESDYDIKTPDQKFSDNLILCGKLSGRHEIAIRYKQCENLLGPKMELDVTLGSSVLFFSPRQFHSFHAIFQALVLPAFEINNKSKRNEKPMQLSDYRRIENELQQQIKQATLPSVPGESLSRKGWSTGYLDDSDEEFHAFEPRPMGKMDINLVQTIQQPNESPSCETNRRTESPSVRHSKANSHFSENGCPLEEENAAVRMRFSVKLGSLVVLLIHEDIFACNSTTGQLAASSVDQMRSLANFFFDQIGLLHLVGAGIKDLSVTKEKLNTACSKSHLRFILAPVSINGTEQDSTLGTTMELNLTAAVAEILECLVEKSSLVPNTGIDSFPIIHFLPHLDGCQTKPNLHLKFISHQPGRILQKVRKPSMPEMNINFYFCPCEIEVDMSIVDRITALLNRPSFLCSPKARFNQMYQEKHISVDAVLDNDSLCQTNISVSCPKLNVKLRFPIPDLRPVHDLQRNPWWRRCLRPDVLTIVLQEVVLKTTFTPNETSTTVHLVCKEAIGSYQEKANEEALKFLHAVAQDDDDVDIADGAGHYDLPRVTMVFRPSHTNGIELEDQDETDRENDDDADVMTMSTGEALLGITAEQPSPFSKQRRIHKGQNHRDEGAVLDELVIPGDSEETSEFITLACKMCLTQIDISLPKATLLLPSKQFFETIYNRLSTDLCLWEPSAPEYFASHGKPFHETQTMSNFSGLGSAVLQSPIPNMFIMCKSGVAYESDSESDEDGNEAAFTYRKSRPEQLNGKGKMKSSPSKMCVLVNIGKGSGTLFCHIKDSFGGDSVTHHGEIQFCIENGRFFSVTGFKGDDQTGHICFHASKASLSHNGYVLNSYEDLGDHPSSRLHQTSRVDQVIYPSPSDTRVGREQVENGPMISLAIKIHNDTRQHVKTFKTAIAVQGGILRHRFAPPTQSWFNQLIDFLDVVDYPIAGYCTPTVITELHLNISDCGIDYRPLYLPARAFLSVGAVNVSSNIMALTNSSVLRFVVEDACLYLSNRVSYGTVNLQRDYVCVLEIDLIELSLRLREKQEEAGDPSRNNFELPETKLPFFELQASLNLIRLRTCADSCRLLLDLMKYLAEDGDFDEKGIAMSEDSSESGVLLKSGLNSAVGGSLSSLCEQEKESQVNDLMAEAMRDSSPVQQRQSYKSQPKEESVANTTEVFFFPDENQIPIRNVNLMNYQKGSCGNRHQDIAQQLMDEALDPECDDCPKTEEEFCILENDPGVGFTPRGGEPHVRQLMSASVQVVDGHFSPPIGKIDVLKAPKNFPVPVMRYVLGEMTLIWEIFGGQDFSKSTSSSNASKSKFHKTVSFTKRKDSPEQVKFCPSADGKNTSQPIGKRPNDWHRCQNMRGGYNRQQDVKLELQMNKVRLIHEVYPDDTFQASRQVLTIADIEIRDRLAESHINKLLYQYCCEARPRQAHANMVLVKALHIRPDLRLPALECCLKVSILPLRLHLDQDTLAFMTDFFASMSEVGCHDEEDGGRSAMNGPIPVPIMGLAGDVVSPSPCPREFTHQRDSVSTADSNDLSISPPVYFRSFTFSPDVLIRFDYHGKGVDLSQGPSFSGLLVGLGQLNCSQLTLKRLSHRHGLLGIHKLIAYALNEWLIDIKKNQLPSIMAGVGPMHSIVQLVQGIRDLFWLPVEQFQKDGRIVRGLQRGANAFSTSAALAILELTSRVVQTLQSAAETAYDVVSPGPSVRRSRTGSRGRRRRQVQPVDIRDGVAKAYQVVKEGLGETAQTLVRVANEEAEQKGMTGAVGGVLRQIPPIVVKPIILATEATFNVIGGVQSQLMPDTRKEACDKWRRDD